TCTCACATCGTTTGGAAGTGCAGATCGACGCTAACTTGAGTTGAAGAGTACACGGAGGAGGATTACAAGAAGTTGACGCGGAAGATTGACCGATATCTCATTCCAACCATGTCAGCTTGGTCTGCTCGACGTATCACCCGTATTCATGCTAATGCCAACAGTAGGTTCTTCATGTATGGCATCCAACAGACCGACAAGACGTCCATTAGTATTCAGGCGGTAAGTCTTTCACTCTTGATTCCATTAGCGCACCCGCCTCGGCTTTTCTAACATAAGAAAGCTTTTCGGCATGAACACCGAACTGGGACTACATGGGCAGCAGTACCAGTGGTTGACAACCATGTAAGAAGACCACCTATAAATTCCATATGGCTTCTCACACATAAGTCGTTAGCTTTTACATCACGTACCTTGTCGGCGAGTTTCCGTCGACCTGGCTGCTGCAGCGATATAACCTCGGCCGTGTCCTGACCGCGTACATGGTTGGTTGGTGTAAGAAGAATCCATGCCCCCGCCAAGGAAGTTTGCTGACAAGCTGCAAGCCATCTGCCTCCTTTGTATCAGCGCTTGCAACAATTGGACGCAGTTGATGGCGCTTCGCGCCCTTCAGGGCTTCTTCGAATGCAACATCTCTCCTGGCTTCCTCCTGATTACTGGCGCATGGTACCGCACGTCTGAACACGCCCAGCGCTCCTTGTTCTGGCAATCTTCGCAAGGATTCTTCACAATAACTTGTAACCTGATTTTGTACGGAATTGCCCGACATGCTGTGGCCAAGGGCGACATTGCAGCCTGGCGCACTATTTCCCTCTTCCTTGGAGGGCTCACCCTCGTCGGATCCATCTTTTGTTATTTTGTCCTTGGGATGCCCCAAAATGTCCCGTGGCTGACCGAAACAGAGAAGAGAATGGCGTAGGTGTCTCTGATATCATCATGTCTTGCGCAACACTAACGAGTGGCAGAATCGCGCGAGTCAGCCAGAACCAAATTGGAGAGGAAACCGCCAACAAGGCATGGAATTGGGATCACGTCCGGGAGTGCTTCAAGGATCCCCAGGTGTATTTCGGCTTTTTCAATACTTTTCTAGCATGTATACCCAACGGGTAAGTTGACCGCTGTCGCTGCATTTGATGAAGCTTACAATTCAACTGGATAGGGGTATTACCACCTTCAGCTCCCTCCTCTACGTCACATTCGGTTTCGACACATGGCAATCTATGCTTTGGGGCCTACCCCGTAATGGTATTCCGCCCTAATCCTTTCCCCTCATGCTCCTGTTCGGAGGGCTAGCCACTTGAGTAGGAGAATAGCATGAAGTTGACTCGGAATTAGCTATTTACGTTatcgtcttcatccttgTCGCCTGGTACCTTCGGAAATTCCAAAATCAGCGCATGTTCATCATGATAATTTCATGCATATTACCTTTTGTTGGTATGCTAGTGATGTCTCTGATGCCAAACACACCCGAGCACAAATGGCTCAAATGGGGCATGTTTGACATCACTGTGGTCTTCTCTCTATCCCTGTTCCTCGGATGGAGTTTGAGTAGGTCTCCTCTCCTATATAGTGGACATATCTGACCTCAGCTTTACCTAGTTACCTCAAATATTGCAgggacgacgaagagaacAGTTGTTTCTTCCATGACACTGATTGCATACTGTGGTGGGAATATGGTCGGTGCTCAGGTTTTCCAAACCAAAGATGCCCCTCGATATGTGGGTGGCACAATCGCGTGCTCTGCCTGCTTCGGTCTTCAAATCCTAGTCATCATCTGCTGGAGGCTTTGGTACATGAGAGAAAATAGACGCCGCGACCGGGCTCTGGCTGAGAGTGACATCTGTGAGGAAGAACAAAAGCGGCTCGGCAGTGAGATGGGAAGGCGGGATACGACAGATTTGAAGAATCCTTACTTCAGGTACGCCATGTGATGGGGGGAAAGGAAGTATTGCTCCCTCACAATGCAAAGCCAAGTTCAAGATAAGAGTTTTGCTTTCCGGTCGGGTAGTAGGCATAGACAACAATAgagacgacagcgacgatAGCGACGACAGTAATAGTAGGAATAACAATGAGAAATGTGAAATGAACTATTAGACCTACTATAATAGTTATCCGCCCACTTAGCTCGAAGTATCCGCCCGGATAGCAAGACTCCAAGATAATGCCATCGTCGCTTTTCTTCccttttatatatatatctTTATTGAGCTAGCAGCATGTCGCCCTTGCCTGTGTGTTCTGTTCATGCTCAAAGCTTGAATCACCTATATGTGTATGAAGATGGGCTGGCCGAAGACTGCCGCGTGTGATTGTGCTAGTTGATTCTCCATTATCAATCGAATGTCTAATCTGAGTTAGAAGTGACGCCTTTCAGGATAAGCAACCTTCCGCCTTCAACGCGAACCACCTTTCCGTCCATGAAAGCACCAGCCTTGCTCATTAACCAAAGAGCACACCCAACCATGTCCTCTTCATTTCCTGCCCTCTTGGCAGGGGTTTCACTTGCTAAGCGGAGGTTCGAagtgccgtcgtcgggagTCATTCCCGAGGGAACGATCCCAGGAGACATGGCATTGATGCGAACTACAGAGTCAGCGGGGCCTCTGATGCACGGTTAGGGAAGGTGCCTAGTTTCTTACTGTAGAAGTTTGCGAACTCGGCCGCCATGATTCTGACAAGGTGGTCCACGGCGGCCTTGGATGTTTGGTAGCAGGGAACAAACTGGTGGTTATGCACGCTGGCTGGACTACTGAACAAGATGACGCAGCcccgtccgtctccttgTGCGGCTGCCGAGCCCAAGAGACTGATTAATCCGGCTGTCAAATAGTATGGGGCAAGGACATTCAGGCGAAAAGTATGTTCCCAGCCTTTGTACGGAGCTGATAATGtcgcggcctcgagctgaCTCAGACTGTCGCCTGGCGTGTACGTAATGTCGTTCATGTATCGAACAGCGGCGCAGTGAATCAATGCATCTAACGATGTTCGCAAGGATCTGATTGTCTCAACCACATCTTTGACCATGTCTTCGCTGGAAAGGTCACCACGAATACTGCCAGCAGGGTCAACGGGTGCTAAGGTTGGGGCACTAGTGAGTGGGACGAACATCACCACTTCAACATCCGAGTTGGAAGACGTCGCTAAACTCTCAAGTTCCGTCTTGGTATCCGAAAGCGCCCTCTCATTTATGTCTATGAGAATGACGTTGGCCCCATTGACAACGCATCCTCGCGCCAGCATGTGTCCAATGCCAGAGGCTGACGATGTCAGTCTGAGTATCGACTCTGTCTACGCGTAAGAAAAGCGTAAGAGGATCCTCACCTCCACCAGTGATTGCAATCCATCGGCCGGTGACGTCAAACAATTCACTGATGCGTAGACTCGCCATGTTGGAGAACTGGATTGCTGACGCCGTGCAGTGGCTTCCAGACCGGCCAAGGAGAATTCGAATGCGTCTACCAATCCACGATATATCTCCTCTTTATACCTGCTTGCCGCTCAACTTTCCCAAAGTAAAAAGCATATGTCACCTTCTAGGATCACGAGGCGTCTGCGTGATTCGGGGCGGACGAGTGTGACCATAATCCTCGGAGATAACCGACAAAGTTGGGATAAGCGACGCGATCCGCCGATCCTGAAGGTCTCGCTCAAGACCCGAACCACCCACTCTTATCGATACATGTGTGCAGTTGACAGGCTGTTCCACAGATGGTCCTAGGTTTGCTCGCTGGGACTGGACGTAACTGGACGCATATAACACTCATCGTCATCTTTCCTTCACTGGGATTCGGACATCAAGAGGCCCGAGTTATACGCCTG
The DNA window shown above is from Colletotrichum destructivum chromosome 2, complete sequence and carries:
- a CDS encoding Putative major facilitator superfamily, MFS transporter superfamily; the protein is MASPDAAPLSMTRPESKDDSKDDEKDLGIEPVTTTEMGHSDEYTEEDYKKLTRKIDRYLIPTMSAWSARRITRIHANANSRFFMYGIQQTDKTSISIQALFGMNTELGLHGQQYQWLTTIFYITYLVGEFPSTWLLQRYNLGRVLTAYMVGWSICLLCISACNNWTQLMALRALQGFFECNISPGFLLITGAWYRTSEHAQRSLFWQSSQGFFTITCNLILYGIARHAVAKGDIAAWRTISLFLGGLTLVGSIFCYFVLGMPQNVPWLTETEKRMAIARVSQNQIGEETANKAWNWDHVRECFKDPQVYFGFFNTFLACIPNGGITTFSSLLYVTFGFDTWQSMLWGLPRNAIYVIVFILVAWYLRKFQNQRMFIMIISCILPFVGMLVMSLMPNTPEHKWLKWGMFDITVVFSLSLFLGWSLITSNIAGTTKRTVVSSMTLIAYCGGNMVGAQVFQTKDAPRYVGGTIACSACFGLQILVIICWRLWYMRENRRRDRALAESDICEEEQKRLGSEMGRRDTTDLKNPYFRYAM
- a CDS encoding Putative short-chain dehydrogenase/reductase SDR, NAD(P)-binding domain superfamily; translated protein: MASLRISELFDVTGRWIAITGGASGIGHMLARGCVVNGANVILIDINERALSDTKTELESLATSSNSDVEVVMFVPLTSAPTLAPVDPAGSIRGDLSSEDMVKDVVETIRSLRTSLDALIHCAAVRYMNDITYTPGDSLSQLEAATLSAPYKGWEHTFRLNVLAPYYLTAGLISLLGSAAAQGDGRGCVILFSSPASVHNHQFVPCYQTSKAAVDHLVRIMAAEFANFYIRINAMSPGIVPSGMTPDDGTSNLRLASETPAKRAGNEEDMVGCALWLMSKAGAFMDGKVVRVEGGRLLILKGVTSNSD